The following proteins are co-located in the Gloeocapsa sp. PCC 7428 genome:
- a CDS encoding alpha/beta hydrolase: MRPSLTAERIYASYSVVERSISVAALERYAREGILDDELAVYAQYINPQQLEQLRRVLLTRIELSPVAVAQFLYTPQGIILLERLGQIIQTEARQPGFYAIRSALILAAATPDGLTLLNVLRQFPTRSIRINLTRSLQIAEQLERLVSQTAQAIALVQKDAMNAAIAQPLDVWQLPDLRERGSLSWNQQTLTLSDPRRDRQFLVDMYLPLNLEKPAPVIVISHGLGSDRTSFIYLATQLASYGFAVAVPEHPGSNTEQLRSLLSGVAAEVAQPNEFINRPLDVRYLLNELERLRISDARFRNIDVQRVGVIGQSFGGYTALALAGAELNFEQLQKDCTALSDSPLWNVSLLLQCRALELPKTGYVLRDPRVKAAIAINPITSSVFGEASIRQIAVPVMIVSGSADTIAPTLAEQIRPFSWLTTPDKYLAVIVGATHFSTIGETTPGSEPIAVPPQVIGPTPEVARLYMSALSVPFFQTYINNSQQYRPYLSSAYAQAISENLLPLSLVRSLSNTALEQFLR, from the coding sequence ATGCGACCATCCTTGACAGCGGAGCGAATTTATGCTTCTTACTCAGTTGTCGAACGCTCAATTTCGGTAGCAGCGCTAGAAAGGTATGCACGTGAGGGGATTTTAGATGACGAACTTGCGGTTTATGCACAATACATCAACCCACAACAGCTAGAACAATTACGACGGGTATTACTGACGCGAATTGAGTTGAGTCCGGTAGCCGTTGCACAGTTTCTTTACACGCCGCAAGGAATCATTTTATTAGAGCGATTGGGGCAAATTATTCAAACCGAAGCGCGTCAACCAGGTTTTTATGCAATTCGCTCTGCATTAATTTTAGCCGCAGCGACGCCGGATGGTTTAACGCTACTCAATGTGTTACGTCAGTTTCCCACACGTAGTATTCGTATCAATTTAACACGCAGTTTACAAATAGCAGAACAACTAGAAAGATTAGTCAGTCAAACTGCACAAGCGATCGCACTTGTGCAAAAAGATGCCATGAATGCTGCGATCGCGCAACCACTGGATGTTTGGCAATTACCTGATTTGCGCGAACGAGGTTCATTGAGTTGGAATCAGCAAACACTCACGTTATCCGATCCAAGACGCGATCGCCAATTTCTGGTGGATATGTATCTACCACTGAATTTGGAAAAGCCAGCACCAGTGATTGTGATTTCGCATGGTTTGGGTTCGGATCGAACGAGTTTTATCTATTTAGCAACTCAACTCGCATCCTATGGCTTTGCGGTGGCGGTTCCCGAACACCCTGGAAGTAATACAGAACAATTGCGATCGCTTTTGTCGGGAGTCGCTGCGGAAGTCGCGCAACCAAACGAATTTATCAACCGTCCGTTGGATGTCAGGTATTTACTTAATGAGTTGGAACGTTTGCGCATCTCTGACGCCCGTTTTAGAAATATCGATGTTCAGCGCGTTGGAGTGATTGGGCAATCTTTTGGCGGTTATACTGCATTAGCACTTGCAGGCGCAGAATTAAACTTTGAACAACTACAAAAAGACTGTACAGCGTTAAGCGATTCGCCTTTGTGGAATGTTTCGTTATTACTGCAATGTCGCGCGTTGGAGTTACCAAAGACAGGCTATGTTTTACGCGATCCGCGTGTCAAAGCTGCGATCGCTATCAACCCGATTACGAGTAGTGTTTTCGGTGAAGCGAGTATTCGTCAAATTGCTGTCCCTGTGATGATTGTCAGTGGTAGTGCGGATACGATTGCACCTACATTAGCTGAACAAATTCGTCCTTTTAGTTGGCTGACGACTCCTGATAAGTATCTGGCTGTGATTGTCGGTGCTACGCACTTCTCAACCATTGGCGAAACTACGCCTGGTTCTGAACCTATCGCCGTACCACCACAAGTTATCGGTCCTACTCCAGAAGTTGCACGGTTGTATATGAGTGCTTTGAGCGTACCGTTTTTTCAAACATACATCAACAATTCGCAGCAGTATCGCCCGTATCTTAGTTCAGCGTATGCGCAAGCAATTAGTGAGAATTTGTTACCGCTGAGTTTAGTGCGATCGCTCTCAAATACTGCTCTAGAACAATTTCTCCGCTAA
- a CDS encoding cytochrome c oxidase subunit II, with protein sequence MMKLRAIIVISIYAILVALASFWMAKQSYSWFPPEAAAEAKLLDDLFSLFTGLGTFIYLGVIGPFLYSLVFHRASKYDLSDGPPIEGNTWLEIVWTAVPLVLVLTLSFVSYRTYEKMAVRGPMELVHLHMPQMMQPAYAEPFDSTPQQEIQKAVETAPIEQINVIAKQWAWIFHYPEQDITSTELHLPVDRRVRFTLRSEDVLHGFYIPAFRLKQDVVPNHEIDFELTPVKTGTYRLRDSMFSGTYFAANQADVVVQPFNEYQQWLADAATASPSPAFNQAAFEYSKANDREGATKDKVAVRGWETIPPAAPPVVNYAPKHEPDSPPA encoded by the coding sequence ATGATGAAACTCCGTGCAATTATAGTTATAAGCATCTATGCCATCCTGGTTGCGCTAGCTAGCTTTTGGATGGCGAAACAATCATATTCTTGGTTTCCGCCAGAAGCAGCAGCCGAAGCAAAGTTACTTGATGATTTATTCAGTCTTTTTACTGGGCTTGGCACGTTCATTTACTTAGGTGTCATTGGACCTTTTCTGTACTCATTGGTCTTTCATCGAGCCAGTAAATATGATCTGAGCGATGGTCCCCCAATAGAAGGTAATACCTGGCTGGAGATTGTCTGGACGGCTGTCCCCTTAGTTTTGGTATTAACGCTTTCCTTCGTTAGCTATCGGACTTACGAGAAAATGGCGGTGCGCGGTCCAATGGAACTGGTGCATTTGCATATGCCGCAAATGATGCAACCTGCTTACGCTGAACCTTTTGATAGCACGCCGCAGCAGGAGATTCAAAAAGCAGTGGAAACGGCTCCGATTGAGCAAATTAACGTGATTGCTAAGCAATGGGCATGGATTTTCCACTATCCAGAACAAGATATCACTAGCACCGAGTTACATTTACCTGTCGATCGCCGCGTGCGATTTACATTGCGATCCGAAGATGTGTTGCATGGCTTTTACATTCCGGCATTTCGCCTAAAGCAAGACGTCGTTCCCAATCACGAAATCGATTTTGAACTGACTCCTGTTAAAACCGGAACCTATCGCCTGCGCGATTCGATGTTTAGCGGTACTTACTTTGCGGCAAATCAAGCCGATGTCGTTGTTCAACCATTCAACGAGTATCAACAATGGCTTGCCGATGCTGCTACTGCGTCGCCTAGCCCTGCGTTTAATCAGGCTGCTTTTGAATACAGCAAAGCCAACGATCGCGAGGGTGCAACAAAAGACAAAGTAGCCGTTCGCGGTTGGGAGACAATCCCACCAGCAGCACCACCTGTAGTGAATTATGCTCCCAAGCATGAACCTGATAGCCCGCCTGCTTAA
- a CDS encoding DUF2231 domain-containing protein, whose product MNPDLLKQWDSLGVNGLPYIIPIHPNLVHLTLGLFIVAIAFDIVGALFPVEKAIFKFLAIPVTRSSLFDVGWYNLLASAVITFFTVMAGLFEVSLAVPLADVKSAWGLHALETMILHGVGGVLILTLIVGMTVWRGFQRYQWRKDMARQVQWSYLAAGLFVFALMFVQGTLGAHLGAEFGIHVTADQMLHLGENPNQL is encoded by the coding sequence ATGAATCCAGACCTGCTGAAACAGTGGGATAGTTTAGGGGTTAATGGATTGCCTTACATCATTCCTATTCATCCCAATTTAGTGCATCTCACTTTGGGGTTATTTATTGTTGCGATCGCCTTTGATATTGTCGGGGCGTTGTTTCCCGTCGAGAAAGCAATTTTTAAGTTTCTGGCGATCCCCGTTACCCGCTCATCGCTGTTTGATGTTGGTTGGTACAATCTTTTGGCATCAGCCGTCATTACCTTTTTTACGGTCATGGCTGGTTTATTTGAAGTTTCATTAGCTGTACCGCTTGCAGATGTCAAGAGTGCGTGGGGGCTTCATGCCTTAGAAACGATGATTCTCCACGGCGTCGGGGGAGTCCTCATTTTGACCTTGATCGTAGGAATGACTGTTTGGCGTGGCTTTCAACGCTATCAATGGCGCAAAGACATGGCAAGACAAGTACAGTGGAGTTATCTTGCAGCTGGTTTATTTGTTTTTGCTCTGATGTTTGTACAAGGAACACTGGGCGCGCATCTGGGTGCTGAGTTCGGCATTCATGTAACAGCGGATCAAATGCTGCACTTAGGCGAAAATCCTAATCAATTATGA
- a CDS encoding DMT family transporter, producing MSFLSLNLSLTGELAALSAACLWAVASVIYSRVGQTIHPLELNLFKGAIAVVLLLFTIFISGDVLPPLAFNDYFFFILSGMLGIGLGDSAFLTALKYLGARRTLLMETLAPPMTAILALLFLQEQLSFAAWCGIILTILGVAWVLSERTPNTSTHHSTHLLRGISFGILAAIALATGAVLSRAVFATTTVSSLWAALLRLSGGLCILIPWVALKTRSSGLKLPPRRAIAAIFIASFTGTYLGIWLQQTAIKLTAAGIALTLTNTSPLFVLPLAAAMGERISFRAIAGVAIAIAGIAVLFYLQ from the coding sequence ATGTCATTTTTATCTTTAAACTTGAGCTTAACAGGGGAATTAGCTGCTTTATCTGCTGCTTGCTTGTGGGCGGTGGCTTCAGTTATCTATAGTCGCGTTGGACAAACTATTCATCCTCTCGAACTCAACTTGTTCAAAGGTGCGATCGCAGTTGTTCTTTTGCTATTCACTATATTCATTAGTGGCGATGTTCTCCCTCCATTGGCGTTTAACGATTATTTCTTCTTCATACTAAGTGGAATGTTGGGCATCGGTTTAGGCGATTCTGCGTTCCTGACTGCCTTAAAATACCTCGGTGCGCGGCGAACCTTGCTCATGGAAACCTTAGCACCGCCAATGACTGCAATTTTGGCGTTGCTCTTTCTTCAAGAACAGTTGAGTTTTGCTGCTTGGTGTGGTATTATACTCACTATTCTGGGAGTAGCATGGGTATTAAGCGAAAGAACTCCTAATACTAGCACGCACCACTCAACTCATTTACTACGCGGTATCAGTTTCGGCATTTTAGCAGCGATCGCTTTAGCAACAGGTGCAGTCCTTTCTCGCGCTGTGTTTGCCACAACAACTGTTAGCTCATTGTGGGCTGCACTTTTGCGCTTGAGTGGTGGTTTATGCATACTCATACCGTGGGTAGCGTTGAAAACACGTAGTTCTGGGCTAAAATTGCCCCCACGACGCGCGATCGCCGCAATTTTCATCGCATCTTTTACCGGAACTTATCTCGGAATTTGGCTGCAACAAACTGCTATTAAATTGACAGCCGCAGGAATTGCGCTAACACTGACTAATACAAGTCCTTTATTTGTCTTACCACTTGCAGCAGCGATGGGCGAACGAATTAGCTTCCGAGCGATCGCCGGTGTAGCCATTGCGATCGCGGGAATTGCTGTCTTATTTTATTTGCAATAG
- a CDS encoding cytochrome c oxidase subunit I, with translation MTNISLEAPEVVRGQPYPGAPDNWKRFFTFSTDHKVIGIQYIVTSFFFFLIGGTFSMIMRGELITPDADLVDRTVYNALFTMHGSIMLFMWTFPVLVGLGNYLVPLMIGARDMAFPRLNAVSFWMIPVVGILMLVSFLVPGGPSQSGWWAYPPVSLQNPTGNLINGQVLWILAVAISGVSSIMGAVNFVTTIFRMRAPGMTWFRTPAFVWSVLAAQLIQLYGLPALTGGAVMLLLDLTIGTSFFAPERGGNPILYQHFFWFYSHPAVYVMILPVFGMYSEILPVHARKPLFGYRVIAASSILITVISGFVWVHHMFASATPGWMRMFFMVTTMLVAIPSGIKVFGWVATIWGGKIRFTTPMLFALGGISNWVFAGITGIFLGSVPIDIHVNNTYFVVGHFHYVLYGAIVMGIYAGIYHWFPKMTGRKYYEGLGKLHFALTYLGTALTFVPMHPLGLMGMPRRVASYDIEFAYWNVIASIGGFLLGLSTLPFILNMVSSWIRGEKVGNNPWRAYGLEWLTSSPPTVENFEETPIVISGPYGYGRNQPLVENTPNPGLTEFPESLTQRQTS, from the coding sequence ATGACAAACATTTCGCTTGAGGCTCCAGAAGTCGTTCGCGGACAGCCCTACCCTGGTGCGCCCGATAACTGGAAGCGATTTTTTACCTTCAGCACCGATCACAAAGTCATCGGCATTCAATATATCGTCACATCGTTCTTCTTTTTCTTGATCGGTGGTACGTTTTCGATGATTATGCGAGGCGAACTGATTACCCCCGATGCGGATTTAGTCGATCGCACAGTTTATAATGCGCTGTTCACGATGCATGGCTCAATCATGCTGTTTATGTGGACATTCCCCGTTTTAGTAGGACTTGGAAATTATTTAGTACCGCTGATGATCGGGGCGCGAGATATGGCATTTCCTCGACTCAACGCGGTTTCCTTCTGGATGATTCCCGTGGTAGGCATTCTCATGCTTGTCAGTTTTTTGGTACCAGGAGGTCCGTCACAATCAGGATGGTGGGCATATCCACCAGTGAGTTTGCAAAACCCGACGGGAAATCTGATTAACGGACAGGTGTTATGGATTTTGGCAGTGGCAATTTCGGGCGTATCTTCGATCATGGGCGCGGTGAATTTTGTCACCACCATCTTTCGGATGCGCGCACCAGGAATGACCTGGTTTAGAACACCGGCATTTGTATGGTCAGTGTTGGCGGCGCAGTTGATTCAACTCTACGGGCTACCGGCGCTGACAGGAGGTGCAGTGATGCTGTTGCTCGATCTCACAATCGGGACGAGTTTTTTTGCTCCAGAGCGGGGCGGTAATCCTATATTATATCAACATTTTTTCTGGTTTTACTCGCATCCGGCAGTTTATGTCATGATTCTGCCAGTATTTGGGATGTATTCTGAAATTTTGCCCGTTCATGCACGTAAACCGTTATTCGGCTATCGCGTAATCGCAGCATCATCAATTCTCATCACAGTTATTAGTGGTTTTGTGTGGGTGCATCATATGTTTGCCAGTGCCACTCCTGGCTGGATGCGGATGTTTTTTATGGTGACGACGATGCTAGTCGCAATTCCCTCTGGCATCAAAGTTTTTGGTTGGGTAGCAACGATTTGGGGCGGCAAAATCCGCTTCACGACACCAATGTTATTTGCACTTGGTGGCATTAGTAACTGGGTATTTGCCGGAATCACTGGAATTTTTCTTGGATCAGTGCCGATTGATATTCATGTCAATAACACCTACTTTGTCGTAGGACATTTCCATTACGTGCTATATGGCGCGATCGTCATGGGGATCTATGCCGGAATTTATCACTGGTTTCCCAAGATGACCGGACGCAAATATTACGAAGGTTTGGGTAAACTGCATTTTGCGCTAACTTACTTGGGAACGGCGTTAACCTTTGTGCCGATGCATCCCCTGGGACTCATGGGAATGCCGCGTCGTGTCGCATCCTATGACATAGAATTTGCCTACTGGAACGTTATAGCAAGTATTGGCGGTTTTCTGTTAGGGCTGTCTACGCTACCCTTTATTCTCAACATGGTGAGTTCCTGGATTCGCGGCGAGAAAGTGGGCAACAATCCCTGGCGGGCATATGGCTTAGAGTGGCTCACCTCGTCACCCCCAACTGTAGAAAACTTTGAAGAAACGCCAATTGTCATTTCGGGTCCCTACGGCTACGGTAGAAATCAGCCATTAGTAGAAAATACTCCCAATCCAGGCTTGACTGAATTTCCTGAATCTCTCACGCAGCGGCAAACATCATGA
- a CDS encoding tetratricopeptide repeat protein, whose protein sequence is MDDASIIDPLLEALKNPDEKVRNWATQELWKHWFGQKGVYGLQLLQQSQALVEAGKTEQAEALLSEVIEAQPDFAEAWNRRAVLYYINGQYQRSLTDCEMVVKLNPVHFGALHGMGLCYIALGNYSEAIRALRRALEVQPYAIENQRLILECTAQLS, encoded by the coding sequence ATGGATGACGCATCTATTATTGATCCACTACTAGAAGCTTTAAAAAATCCTGATGAGAAGGTGCGCAATTGGGCAACGCAGGAGTTATGGAAGCATTGGTTTGGACAAAAGGGCGTTTACGGGTTGCAGCTATTACAACAAAGTCAAGCGCTAGTTGAAGCGGGTAAAACTGAACAAGCCGAAGCGTTATTATCAGAAGTTATTGAAGCTCAACCTGATTTTGCTGAAGCGTGGAACCGACGTGCAGTATTGTATTACATCAACGGTCAATATCAAAGGTCGTTAACAGATTGCGAAATGGTAGTTAAACTCAATCCGGTTCATTTTGGGGCGCTTCATGGTATGGGTTTATGCTACATTGCTTTGGGAAATTATAGTGAGGCGATTCGGGCTTTGCGTCGTGCTTTAGAAGTTCAACCGTATGCAATAGAAAACCAAAGGTTAATTCTAGAATGTACTGCACAACTCAGCTAA
- a CDS encoding DUF2231 domain-containing protein: MFKYLPPLNEHNLPYPDTIHPIVVHFVIAMVLFAVFCDILAYFTKNAKLYEVSWWNLAFATVSIFIAIIFGQIEAGLAEPYAASVSTLNAHTILGWSLSGILAIVTAWRYVIRLQERPQLPIPYLAVSVLLVGLVCVQSYLGSLLVWVYGLHTVPVVEAIRGGLS, from the coding sequence GTGTTTAAGTATCTTCCACCGCTCAACGAGCATAACCTTCCTTATCCTGATACGATTCACCCAATCGTGGTGCATTTCGTGATTGCGATGGTGCTGTTTGCAGTGTTTTGCGATATCCTTGCGTATTTCACAAAAAATGCCAAGTTGTATGAAGTTAGTTGGTGGAATCTAGCCTTTGCTACGGTTTCAATATTTATTGCGATTATTTTTGGACAGATTGAAGCAGGTTTAGCAGAGCCATATGCAGCATCAGTTTCAACTTTGAATGCTCATACAATTTTAGGCTGGTCGCTTTCGGGAATTCTGGCGATCGTCACCGCCTGGCGCTATGTAATTCGGTTACAAGAAAGACCACAGCTACCCATTCCTTACCTCGCGGTGAGTGTGTTGCTCGTCGGGCTAGTTTGCGTTCAGTCATACCTCGGTAGCTTACTCGTGTGGGTTTATGGCTTGCATACAGTTCCTGTAGTAGAAGCAATTCGAGGAGGTCTGTCATGA
- a CDS encoding GMC oxidoreductase, with protein MIVDDQYYDVIIVGTGAGGGTLARKLAPTGKKILLLDRGELIYRESSELVDTEIFKKEQFHAPESWYDNTGEPFYPQTYYAVGGNTKIWSGVLQRMRERDFEEVKHQGGISPAWALKYQDFEPYYTEAEKLYQVHGKVEDDPTEPPHSEPYPFAKVAHEPMVQRIGESLTEQGLHPFYLPLGLGDRGRTDAEDTGVSPVLKNENVTLKTSAQVVCLHTNPSGSEIKAVQAKIGEQSYLFLGDIIVLACGAVNSAALLLRSANEKHPNGIANGSGLVGRNLMKQLLSVVVQLTATSNSGTFSRTLGLNDFYWGDKDFPYPMGHVQNSGGIFQDVIFAEAPPILSVLSRLMPDFGLRQLATHSIGWWLKTEDLPHPDNRVHYVGDKLRIDYTANNVEAHDRLVYRWVDVLKSVEQSQPTVFNRTTHPRSDMPIQVVAHQCGTCRFGEDSATSVLDLNCRAHEVHNLYVVDSSFFPSHASVSPGLTVIANALRVGDHLIEQLK; from the coding sequence ATGATCGTTGACGACCAATACTATGACGTCATTATTGTTGGTACGGGCGCAGGTGGTGGAACATTAGCGCGCAAGCTAGCACCCACAGGGAAAAAGATCTTGCTGCTCGATCGCGGAGAATTGATCTATCGCGAAAGCTCAGAATTAGTCGATACAGAAATTTTTAAGAAAGAGCAATTTCACGCGCCTGAATCTTGGTATGACAATACAGGAGAGCCATTTTATCCGCAAACGTACTACGCCGTTGGTGGAAATACAAAGATCTGGAGTGGCGTTTTGCAGCGAATGCGCGAACGTGACTTTGAGGAAGTAAAGCATCAAGGCGGAATTTCCCCTGCGTGGGCGTTGAAGTATCAAGACTTTGAGCCTTACTACACCGAAGCCGAGAAGTTATACCAAGTACACGGTAAAGTCGAAGATGACCCCACCGAACCGCCGCATAGCGAACCTTATCCTTTTGCAAAAGTGGCGCACGAGCCAATGGTGCAACGTATTGGCGAAAGTCTGACTGAGCAAGGGTTGCATCCTTTTTATTTGCCGCTAGGATTAGGCGATCGCGGTAGAACTGATGCGGAAGATACCGGAGTTAGCCCCGTTCTCAAGAACGAAAATGTGACGCTCAAAACCTCTGCACAGGTTGTTTGTCTACATACCAACCCATCAGGTTCGGAGATTAAAGCCGTTCAAGCAAAAATTGGCGAACAGTCCTATTTATTTTTGGGTGATATTATCGTGCTTGCCTGTGGTGCAGTGAACTCGGCAGCATTGCTGCTACGATCTGCTAATGAAAAACACCCGAACGGAATTGCCAATGGTTCTGGTTTGGTAGGACGAAATTTGATGAAACAACTGCTATCGGTTGTGGTGCAGTTAACCGCTACCTCCAATTCTGGTACATTTTCCCGCACATTGGGGCTAAATGATTTTTATTGGGGCGATAAGGATTTTCCGTATCCGATGGGTCACGTGCAAAACTCTGGTGGCATTTTTCAAGATGTCATTTTCGCCGAAGCACCACCGATTTTATCTGTATTGTCGCGGCTGATGCCAGATTTTGGCTTGCGACAGTTAGCAACGCATTCAATCGGTTGGTGGCTGAAAACCGAAGATTTACCCCATCCTGACAATCGCGTTCATTATGTGGGAGATAAATTACGAATTGACTATACCGCAAACAATGTAGAAGCGCACGATCGCTTGGTCTATCGTTGGGTTGATGTGTTGAAAAGCGTTGAACAGTCGCAACCTACTGTATTCAACCGCACAACGCATCCGCGCAGTGATATGCCGATCCAGGTTGTTGCACATCAGTGCGGTACGTGTCGCTTTGGCGAAGATTCAGCAACTTCGGTATTGGATCTTAACTGTCGCGCCCACGAAGTCCACAATCTTTATGTTGTCGATAGCAGCTTTTTCCCGTCTCATGCTAGCGTGAGTCCTGGTTTAACCGTCATCGCTAATGCTTTGCGAGTGGGCGATCACTTAATCGAGCAGTTGAAGTAA
- a CDS encoding alpha/beta fold hydrolase, translated as MTTQQIPYTSSLEKYVWNWQGYNIQYTVKGEGRPLVLVHGFGACIGHWRKNISVLADAGYRVFALDMLGFGGSSKPPLNYTLDVWELLLKDFSEAHIQEPAIFIGNSIGALLSLMVVANHPEIAAGAVLINSAGGLSHRPNELNPPLRIFMAGFNRLVRSRITGKTIFNRIRQKSQIRRTLLQVYRNREAVTDELVDMLYEPACDPGAQQVFASIITAPPGPSPAELLPKVKRPLLVVWGADDPWTPISGAKIYETMRDRGEPIEVVPIPNAGHCPHDEVPDKVNPVIVEWLDKLP; from the coding sequence GTGACTACTCAGCAAATACCTTATACTTCTAGCTTAGAAAAGTACGTTTGGAACTGGCAAGGATACAATATTCAGTACACCGTTAAAGGCGAGGGACGTCCTTTAGTTTTGGTGCATGGATTTGGTGCTTGTATCGGACACTGGCGCAAGAATATCTCTGTACTAGCCGATGCGGGCTATCGCGTGTTTGCTTTAGACATGCTTGGTTTTGGTGGATCGAGTAAACCGCCGCTGAATTACACTTTAGACGTTTGGGAACTTTTGCTCAAAGATTTTTCGGAAGCACACATTCAAGAACCTGCAATATTTATCGGTAACTCGATCGGCGCGTTATTGAGTCTAATGGTAGTCGCAAATCATCCTGAAATCGCCGCAGGTGCGGTTTTGATTAACAGCGCGGGTGGTTTAAGCCATCGTCCAAATGAACTGAATCCGCCGTTACGCATCTTCATGGCAGGGTTTAATCGGCTTGTGCGATCGCGAATTACAGGAAAAACGATCTTTAACCGCATTCGCCAAAAATCGCAAATCCGCCGCACGTTGCTGCAAGTATACCGCAATCGCGAAGCTGTCACCGATGAACTCGTAGATATGCTGTACGAACCAGCGTGCGATCCTGGCGCGCAACAAGTGTTTGCTTCGATTATTACCGCGCCTCCAGGTCCTAGTCCAGCCGAGTTGTTACCGAAGGTGAAACGTCCTTTACTCGTGGTATGGGGTGCGGACGATCCTTGGACGCCGATTAGTGGCGCAAAAATTTATGAAACGATGCGCGATCGCGGTGAACCTATTGAAGTTGTCCCAATTCCAAACGCAGGTCATTGTCCGCATGATGAAGTTCCCGACAAAGTCAATCCTGTGATTGTTGAGTGGTTAGATAAATTACCCTAA
- a CDS encoding heme-copper oxidase subunit III, translating into MTVERANPSGELRNAQDVEANVRQHQEHDAAGNSKFGFIVFLLSESVIFLSFFAGYIVYKTTTPDWYPAGVTGLETKEPLINTLVLVSSSFVIYVAERYLHDKKLWGFRLFLLATMAMGSYFLFGQAVEWQSLPFSYQSGLFGGTFFLLTGFHGLHVLTGILLQALMLVRSFIPGNYDNGFFGVEATSLFWHFVDVIWIVLYTLIYVWQ; encoded by the coding sequence ATGACAGTAGAAAGAGCGAACCCCTCCGGGGAGCTACGCAACGCACAAGACGTTGAAGCTAACGTTCGACAGCACCAAGAACATGATGCAGCAGGTAATAGTAAGTTCGGCTTTATCGTGTTTCTGCTGTCGGAAAGCGTTATTTTTCTGAGTTTCTTTGCAGGTTACATTGTTTACAAAACCACGACTCCTGATTGGTATCCAGCAGGGGTAACAGGGTTGGAAACAAAAGAACCACTGATTAATACGCTCGTACTGGTATCGAGTAGTTTTGTGATCTACGTCGCTGAGCGTTATTTACACGATAAAAAACTGTGGGGCTTTCGCCTATTTCTATTAGCTACAATGGCGATGGGCAGCTATTTTCTATTCGGGCAAGCTGTAGAATGGCAGAGTTTACCTTTTAGCTACCAGTCAGGTTTGTTCGGCGGTACGTTCTTTTTATTAACCGGATTTCATGGCTTGCACGTTCTTACCGGAATTCTGTTGCAAGCATTGATGTTAGTGCGATCGTTTATCCCTGGTAATTACGACAACGGTTTTTTTGGTGTTGAAGCAACGTCTTTATTCTGGCACTTTGTCGATGTCATTTGGATTGTGTTGTACACGCTAATTTATGTTTGGCAGTAG
- a CDS encoding Calvin cycle protein CP12, whose protein sequence is MVYTPEKQLVTTTAISHAQSKSLETSFQAALEHARRLTQMYGIGSTEVAVAWDTVEELITALVRQPKRSLSAFEHYCNLHPDAPECRIYDV, encoded by the coding sequence ATGGTTTACACACCTGAAAAACAATTAGTCACAACAACTGCAATTTCTCATGCTCAAAGCAAAAGTTTGGAGACATCTTTCCAAGCCGCTTTAGAACACGCTCGTCGCCTCACTCAAATGTATGGCATTGGATCAACTGAAGTTGCTGTAGCTTGGGATACAGTCGAAGAATTGATAACTGCGTTGGTTCGCCAGCCAAAACGATCTCTTTCTGCGTTTGAGCACTACTGCAACTTGCATCCAGACGCGCCAGAATGTCGCATTTATGACGTTTAA